The Armatimonadota bacterium genome includes a window with the following:
- a CDS encoding putative pre-16S rRNA nuclease yields MRVLAVDLGSVRTGLAVSDELGILASPLPPLRRTESIRKDARAIAETAERLKAQKIVVGLPVGLDGTEGPAATMAREMAERISRYTRIPVVLHDERWTTVEAAERLREAGLDSRRARQIVDSQAAAVLLESYLETARQMGMEDTSAP; encoded by the coding sequence ATGCGCGTACTGGCCGTTGACCTCGGCTCGGTGCGCACAGGGCTTGCGGTCAGCGATGAGCTCGGTATCCTGGCATCTCCCCTGCCCCCTCTTCGCCGGACGGAGAGCATCCGGAAAGACGCACGCGCCATAGCCGAGACCGCAGAGCGCCTGAAGGCGCAAAAGATAGTCGTGGGACTGCCCGTCGGGCTTGACGGGACCGAGGGCCCAGCGGCTACAATGGCACGGGAGATGGCGGAGCGCATCAGCAGGTATACTCGCATTCCGGTTGTCCTGCACGACGAGCGGTGGACAACGGTGGAGGCCGCTGAACGCCTGCGGGAAGCCGGCTTGGACTCGCGGCGAGCCCGGCAGATCGTGGACAGCCAGGCCGCCGCGGTTTTGCTGGAATCCTATCTGGAGACGGCCCGCCAGATGGGGATGGAGGATACCAGTGCTCCGTAG